A window of Aurantibacillus circumpalustris genomic DNA:
CGGCGAGTGTGCAAATATTAGTCAACCCGTCCCCGGTAGTTCTTGCGGTCACTAGCAAAACTTCCGTTTGCCTTGGCTCTAGTGCTATCTTAAGTGCATTAGGAGCTTCTACCTACACTTGGAGTAATAATCAAACGGGCTCTACGCTCATAGTAACACCAACTGTAACAACCACGTATTCTGTTACATACTCAGTTATAGGAACTGGCACCAATGGCTGCACCGCTGCGAACTCAGTTTCAATAGGAGTGGAACCATTACCGAGTATTAGTTACACCAGTTCTGCATCCACTTCAACCGTTTGTAAAGGGGATTTGGTAACGTATAACGCTTATTTTATTCCTGGATTTTGGTATATATGGAATGCAAACCCAATCGGGGGAATGTCGGGAAATTCTACTCGTTCGTTCAGTATTTCGCCGATTGCTACAACTACAATTAGTTTAGGGGGTTCAGACGAAGGTGGATGTATGAATTTTGTTAGTATTATACTTTATGTAGATGAATGTACTGGTTTGCCAAAGACAAACGCACTGTCAACAATCAAAATTTATCCGAATCCTGGAAAAGGCGTTTATGTTCTTGAGGCAATAAATTCAGAAACAAAAAATATTGTAGTTACCGATGTCGTTGGAAAAATTATATACTCAGAAAAAATAACGAGTGAAATTTCACGAATTGACATAAGCAATTTTGCAAATGGAGTTTATCATGTTCTTATTTCCAGTGAATCAGGAAAAGAACATTTGAAAATAATAAAGCAGTAATTCTTGCTTTATAAACTCAACCAAGTTTTAGCGGCTGAGCCCATGATGATTTCTTTATTTTCATTGCTAAGAGGAGCTGTTCTCACCAGTTCGCCGGGAACCGCTTCGCCTAAAGGAAACGGATAATCGCTTCCTTGCACAACTTTATCTGCGCCAACAAGGTCAATAATGTATTGTAACATTTTGTGATCGCATACATGACTATCTACCCAAAATTTCCCCAAGTATTCTTTTGGATTAATTGGATTATCGATAGCAACCAAATCAGGGCGACAATCCCAACCATGTTCAATACGACTAATGGTTGGAAGAAAAGAACCTCCACCATGCGCGAAACATACTTTTAGATTTTTATATTTTTCAAAAACACCACCAAAAATCATACTGCAAATAGCGCGACTAATTTCTGCCGGCATACCGACTAACCAAGGCAACCAGTATTTGGCCATGTGTTCTTGCCCCATCATTTGCCAAGGGTGAACAAGAATTGCCGCATTTAATTTTTCACAAGCCGCAAAAAATTCATCAAACTGAGGCTCACTTAAATTAAGGTCGTTTACATTACTTCCAATTTGAACACCCTTATAACCGTTCTTCATGCACCGTTCGAGCTCTTTTATAGCTAGACTTGCATCTTGCATGGGAACGGTAGCTAAACCAATAAATTTATCAGGATGATTATTCACTGTCGTTGCTATATCATCATTTAAAAACTGACTTACCTCTAAACAATCTTTTGCTTTAGCCCAGTAACTAAACATAACAGGAATCGTGCAAATAACTTGCATGTCTGCTTTGTGCTGTTTCATTTCTTCAATCCGCACTAAAGGATCCCAACAATTATCTGTTATTTCTCTAAAACGTTTATTCCCTTGAACCATCCAGGCGCGGCCTTGAGCGTGATGATCTAATGTTATAAATTCTCCGTAACCAAATTTTTTCGAAAAATCAGGTAAGTTTTTTGGAATAATATGGGTATGGGTATCAATTGTAAACATAATTTCTATTCTTTTGAGATTTTCTTTCTATTGATTTCGTAATTATAAAATTGTCTTCCTAATTCTGCTAAATAAGGTAAAGCAACAGTTATGTAATCGTACTTTCCATCATTTAAAACTTCGTCTTCGTTTGCATAAATAACTGCACTTAGCATAAATGAAATATTATTTTTCTTATCCAAAAAATAGGCGCAGTCAGACATAAAGCCATAGGACTGCCCTACAATATTAGTAATAATTAGATTAGTATCGTTAATTATCGCCTTTGAGTCTCCATAAAAAAGGTATTTTTTATAGCTATCATAATATATTTTTGAATTATAGCGAGGACTAGAACTTTGTCGTGGATAATGACTCAAATAGCGAATTAAAAATTCATTTTGATCTTTTGTGATTTTAAATTTTTTTGTAGAATTAAAAATAAGCTCTTGCAACATATTGTGGCAATCTAACAAACTCAAATAATTCGATCCTGCAAAACTTTTTGGTTTATTAATGAATTTATTCTTTTCATTATAATAAGCTTTACCAACATTCATACTAATTTTAAGTGGTGACGGCGCATGACTTGAATTTAATTCTTCTTGTCTGTAAATTACTTTTAAATCTTTACTTAAAAATATAATCGGATTACTTATTAAATTATTCTTCCCAAAACAATTACCATCGTAACGATTTACAATTCTAACTTCAGGATATCCTTTCTCATGAAGGTTTTTCTGAATATAATCTACACCTAAAAATTCGTAAACCCTACTATAAGATTCGTTGTCACTTACAAGGAGCATCCTTTTAATGTAATTTTCTATTGACGGATAATTATTTAAAGAGCTTGTATCGCTATTTACTTTTTTGTGGCAAGCAATTGAACTATCCGTAAACATTATTGCATCAAAGGGAATGGTAATTTCGTTTAGTTTTTCGAGAGCTAAAATACTTACTGGTAATTTTACAAGACTAGCGCAATAAAAATAATTTTCGGGATTTACATTAAAGTAATAATTCTTAAAGTTTGGTTTCCCATCCACAGAATCAATTTGTGTATATATAACTTGCGTATGATATTTTACAGGTGAAGAACTGATTTTTTTTAACAAAACGCTGCCTGAAAAAATAGAATCAAAATTGAACTGGCTAAACGAAAACGTGAATGCGGAAAAATAAAATAGTATAAAAAAATCTATTCTTCGCATTGCTCTATTTTCTTTTTACAATCATTAAGTTACTGTTTTTATCTTTAAAATTATAACCAATACCAAAGCCTAAGGGCGTTGCGCCATTTTTTTTGTAAAGCGTATCAAGATTTTTTTGATAAGCATTTCTAAACAATGAAACTGGTTTAGTGTACTCTCCGTACAATTTAAAATCCCAGGCTCTTTTACTTTTTGTGAAATAACGCAAAGCAATTCCGCTATCATCTTGAACAATTGTGTTAGCATTATTAAGAATAATATTTCTTACGAATGAAAAATATGACTTATGCAAAAGATAAGAGGCTCCTTTTAAATACGCATTAAAATTTTTTAAATTCTCAAGATAAGCAGTAAATCCTTTATCTCTCTCTAATGCATCGTCTATAAGGTTTAATGAGTAATAATTCAATTCTTTTATTTTATTTTCAGGACTCATAAAAACAATTTCTACACCTTTAGATTTGTATTTTGAAAGTTTTAATTCTTTAAAAGACGAAACGTATTCCTTATTTCCAAGAGAATCAATTGAAATTGGTTTTGCTGAAATAAGACCATTTCCGGTTTTACTTAAAAATAAAAAGAGCAAGTGAATCGTTCCATCTACCTCCTGATTTTTTAAATCCTTTCGCATGCTCTCAGTTCTAAAAAAACTAAATTTAAGTATGGCGTTTAAAGACGTATTTAATTTTTCGTAATACTGTTTTAATGAATCTCCTTCTTGTAACTTAAAGTCCGGAAGAGTTCCAACAGGCTCTAATCCAATCAGAATATATTTTTCGACATCCGGAAAAAATAAATTAGCGTATAAAATATCAGGTCCTGAAAAAGGGTAAAACAGTGTTGTTTGTTTTATTATTTCATTATTGAGCTCGTTTTCACTAAACTTCTTTAATTTTTGAATGCGCGAAGAGTCAAAATTTGCCCAACGTTTAGAAAATTTTTCTGAAAAATTCTTATAAGATTTATTTTCTGTAACATTTAAATAAAGAGATCCGTTATATTGACCACTAATTAATTGCGCAATACAATTTAAAGAATCGTTTGCCTCCACTTTAACAACAGGAATGACACTTATTACACTATCAGAAACTATTTTAATAGAATCCTCCTTTACAATATCGATTGCACTTACTTCTTGGTTTTTATTTTGTTTTGTTGTGCATGTAGTAATTAAAAGTAGCAGAACAAAGACTTTTTTCATGCTGGCAAAAGTAATTAATTCTTTTATGCAAAAAAAGCGGGAAATCCCGCTCTCATAACCTATTATTTTCTCACCCACAACCTACTCTTCGCGATCTCTTATTTCAATGAGTTTGGCTTTAATTTCTTTTAGTTTATCAATTACCTCTGCGTTTGAGGTTCCACCAACTTTTCCGCTATTTTTATGTTTAAGCTGCTCCTTCGCACCTTGAATAGTATATCCTTTTTGTTTTACTAGTTCCACAATACTCGAAATGTGTTCAATATCCTTTTTGGTAAATAAACGATTTCCTTTTT
This region includes:
- a CDS encoding serine hydrolase, giving the protein MLKKISSSPVKYHTQVIYTQIDSVDGKPNFKNYYFNVNPENYFYCASLVKLPVSILALEKLNEITIPFDAIMFTDSSIACHKKVNSDTSSLNNYPSIENYIKRMLLVSDNESYSRVYEFLGVDYIQKNLHEKGYPEVRIVNRYDGNCFGKNNLISNPIIFLSKDLKVIYRQEELNSSHAPSPLKISMNVGKAYYNEKNKFINKPKSFAGSNYLSLLDCHNMLQELIFNSTKKFKITKDQNEFLIRYLSHYPRQSSSPRYNSKIYYDSYKKYLFYGDSKAIINDTNLIITNIVGQSYGFMSDCAYFLDKKNNISFMLSAVIYANEDEVLNDGKYDYITVALPYLAELGRQFYNYEINRKKISKE
- a CDS encoding T9SS type A sorting domain-containing protein, translated to MKKFYSLIFIALFLFCGKAFAQCITPTNTPYYEDFSSITANTQLPPCWAISNPSTCLTFTSPGSPGNGAVFYHTPGGTSYFYSKAIQLSAGVTYSSSVWYKVNPNLSGTWTNLSLSVGTSQNNTGLLPIASTTGNILNSSYSALSNTFTVPSSGVYYLVVSATSNGSGTDYLMWDDLSVIIPCTPTLNTPTVNITTSSTVLCSGNGFTATASGASTYTWSNGTTGSSITGTPSAGPNLFIVLCGDNLTGCTATASVQILVNPSPVVLAVTSKTSVCLGSSAILSALGASTYTWSNNQTGSTLIVTPTVTTTYSVTYSVIGTGTNGCTAANSVSIGVEPLPSISYTSSASTSTVCKGDLVTYNAYFIPGFWYIWNANPIGGMSGNSTRSFSISPIATTTISLGGSDEGGCMNFVSIILYVDECTGLPKTNALSTIKIYPNPGKGVYVLEAINSETKNIVVTDVVGKIIYSEKITSEISRIDISNFANGVYHVLISSESGKEHLKIIKQ
- a CDS encoding amidohydrolase family protein, producing MFTIDTHTHIIPKNLPDFSKKFGYGEFITLDHHAQGRAWMVQGNKRFREITDNCWDPLVRIEEMKQHKADMQVICTIPVMFSYWAKAKDCLEVSQFLNDDIATTVNNHPDKFIGLATVPMQDASLAIKELERCMKNGYKGVQIGSNVNDLNLSEPQFDEFFAACEKLNAAILVHPWQMMGQEHMAKYWLPWLVGMPAEISRAICSMIFGGVFEKYKNLKVCFAHGGGSFLPTISRIEHGWDCRPDLVAIDNPINPKEYLGKFWVDSHVCDHKMLQYIIDLVGADKVVQGSDYPFPLGEAVPGELVRTAPLSNENKEIIMGSAAKTWLSL
- a CDS encoding MerR family transcriptional regulator codes for the protein MSINEKEETEKLYYSISEVSELFDLNASTLRFWEKEFDMLKPTKNKKGNRLFTKKDIEHISSIVELVKQKGYTIQGAKEQLKHKNSGKVGGTSNAEVIDKLKEIKAKLIEIRDREE